A single Cucumis melo cultivar AY chromosome 4, USDA_Cmelo_AY_1.0, whole genome shotgun sequence DNA region contains:
- the LOC103503656 gene encoding uncharacterized protein LOC103503656 isoform X1: MIGKKENRRTGTISMEDCSTLLGRYSVRTIFTLLREVAQVSGVRIDWDKLVKNTSTGISDAREYQLLWRHLAYRHTLLEDMHSVTDSLEFDLQDYDSDLDFEVEPFPSVGSESSNEAAACVKVLIANGIPNESDVPNSSAVEAPLTIRISNSQPPTDNFDNHQSASLQGISVTIPLSIQRQPIPVPPAAEVFDVNGAAGASAASRKRRKPWSKAEDLELIAAVEKCGEGNWANILKGDFKGDRTASQLSQRWSVIRKRRCNLNLGASTSSTTQKAQIDAAHRALNFALDLPVNNTKTANSNINSSIVSSSASASESSVQMQNQSPQISMPSRPLLVDPLPSAVKSGINTSKNSLMINSTHNSDSIVRATAVAAGARIVSPSDAASLMKATQTKNAIHIKSKCTPMHLDARPNVHYISTGKTPTPSSNYVSGKSTMVGNNSMKAVSPKILHHRSAAISTNTPSNQVSPTTESPLKQEVNSSEERKTPEAIITAKEEFRENSTGNDVKIRG; encoded by the exons ATGATTGGGAAGAAAGAGAATCGAAGGACAGGGACAATTAGTATGGAGGATTGTTCCACTCTATTGGGAAG ATATTCAGTGAGGACAATATTTACTTTGCTTCGGGAGGTGGCCCAGGTTTCGGGAGTGAGAATTGATTGGGACAAATTGGTGAAGAACACGTCCACTGGGATTTCTGATGCTCGGGAATATCAGTTGTTATGGCGGCACTTGGCTTATCGTCACACTTTACTGGAGGACATGCATTCTGTTACTGATTCATTG GAGTTTGATTTACAGGATTATGATAGTGACTTAGATTTTGAAGTAGAACCTTTTCCATCTGTCGGCAGTGAGTCCTCTAATGAAGCTGCAGCATGTGTGAAG GTGCTTATTGCTAATGGTATACCAAATGAGTCAGATGTTCCAAATAGTTCTGCAGTTGAGGCCCCATTGACTATACGTATATCCAATAGTCAACCACCTACAGACAATTTTGACAATCATCAATCTGCTTCTTTGCAAGGAATCTCTGTTACGATTCCACTTTCAATTCAGAGACAGCCTATTCCAGTGCCACCAGCAGCTGAAGTTTTTGATGTGAATGGAGCAGCTGGTGCTAGTGCAGCTTCtcgaaaaagaagaaaaccttGGTCGAAGGCGGAGGATTTGGAATTGATAGCTGCTGTGGAGAAGTGTGGTGAAGGAAATTGGGCGAATATCTTGAAGGGAGACTTCAAGGGGGATAGAACTGCTTCACAACTTTCTCAG AGGTGGTCCGTTATTAGGAAGCGACGTTGTAATTTGAATTTGGGAGCTAGCACCTCAAGTACTACTCAGAAAGCTCAGATTGATGCTGCACACCGTGCATTGAACTTTGCCCTTGATTTGCCTGTGAATAACACAAAAACAG CAAATTCAAACATAAACAGTAGCATTGTTTCTTCTTCTGCAAGTGCTTCCGAATCTTCGGTTCAAATGCAGAATCAGTCTCCACAGATTTCCATGCCTTCACGACCGCTGCTAGTAGACCCTTTACCCTCAGCTGTGAAATCTGGAATCAACACTTCCAAGAATTCATTGATGATAAATTCAACTCACAATTCTGATTCTATTGTTAGAGCAACTGCTGTAGCTGCAGGGGCCCGGATTGTTTCTCCATCTGATGCTGCATCTCTAATGAAAGCCACACAGACGAAAAATGCCATCCACATAAAGTCCAAATGCACACCAATGCACTTGGATGCACGCCCTAATGTACATTATATTTCCACTGGAAAAACGCCAACTCCAAGCTCAAACTATGTAAGCGGTAAATCTACTATGGTAGGCAATAACTCAATGAAGGCTGTCTCACCAAAAATTCTGCATCATCGTTCTGCTGCTATTTCGACAAATACACCATCAAACCAAGTAAGCCCAACAACTGAGTCTCCATTGAAGCAAGAGGTTAACAGTTCAGAAGAACGTAAAACTCCCGAGGCAATCATTACCGCAAAAGAGGAGTTTCGAGAAAACAGCACGGGGAATGATGTCAAGATTAGGGGCTGA
- the LOC103503657 gene encoding argininosuccinate lyase, chloroplastic has translation MDCLTSYSLPAAFAFSKPSVSLSKPPFLAVARGAMPMFGVLRASHTANAPPSVDDSPENRTDKEVKLWGGRFEESVTDAVERFTESISYDKQLYKHDIRGSRAHATMLAKQGLMSVDERDSILEGLDQIERQIESGDFVWRTDREDVHMNIEAALIDMIGEPAKKLHTARSRNDQVLTDFRLWCRDAIDAILDAIKYLQVSMVTLALKNEGLIVPGYTHLQRAQPVLLQHLLLAFVEQLERDAGRLSDCRVRLNFSPLGACALAGTGLPIDRFMTAEALGFTGPLRNSIDAVSDRDFALEFLSANAITAIHLSRLGEEWVLWASEEFGFITPNDSVSTGSSIMPQKKNPDPMELVRGKSARVIGDLVTTLTLCKGLPLAYNRDLQEDKEPVFDSVKTILGMLEVSAEFAQNISFNRERIEKALPAGYLDATTLADYLVKKGIPFRTGHDIVGKSVALCVTKKCCLQDLSLDELRSISPVFEEDVYEFLGAENAINKFCSYGSTGAACVATQIEYWVNKLQINA, from the exons ATGGATTGCTTGACCTCCTACTCTTTACCAGCCGCATTTGCCTTCTCTAAGCCTTCCGTTTCACTCTCTAAGCCGCCATTTCTCGCCGTCGCTCGTGGAGCCATGCCGATGTTTGGAGTTCTCAGAGCATCTCACACCGCGAACGCGCCTCCGTCTGTTGACGACTCGCCGGAAAACCGCACTGATAAAGAGGTTAAGCTTTGGGGCGGTCGTTTCGAGGAGAGCGTCACTGATGCAGTCGAGCGATTTACCGAATCGATCTCCTACGATAAGCAGCTTTACAAGCACGATATCAGAGGGAGTCGAGCTCATGCTACTATGCTAGCTAAGCAG GGACTGATGAGTGTTGATGAAAGGGATAGTATTCTTGAAGGTTTGGATCAAATtgagaggcaaattgaaagtgGTGATTTTGTTTGGAGAACAGATAGGGAGGATGTTCATATGAACATTGAGGCTGCCTTGATTGATATGATTGGTGAACCTGCAAAGAAGCTACATACTGCTCGAAGCCGCAACGATCAAGTTCTGACTGATTTCCGATTATGGTGCCGGGACGCAATTGATGCTATATTAGATGCTATTAAGTACCTGCAAGTTTCCATGGTAACTCTGGCATTGAAGAACGAGGGATTAATCGTTCCGGGTTATACACATTTACAAAGAGCACAACCGGTTCTTCTCCAGCATCTGCTCTTAGCATTCGTAGAGCAG CTTGAAAGAGACGCTGGTCGTTTGTCGGATTGCAGAGTTAGGCTAAATTTCTCCCCGCTAGGTGCATGTGCGCTGGCTGGTACAGGCCTTCCCATTGATCGGTTTATGACTGCTGAGGCTTTAGGGTTCACAGGTCCCTTGAGAAACAG CATTGACGCAGTTTCGGATCGAGATTTTGCCTTGGAATTTCTGTCCGCCAATGCGATTACTGCTATCCATCTTTCAAGGCTAGGAGAAGAATGGGTGTTGTGGGCTTCTGAAGAGTTCGGATTCATAACACCCAATGATTCTGTTTCAACCGGAAGTAGCATAATGCCTCAGAAGAAAAATCCAGATCCAATGGAACTTGTTCGTGGGAAGTCCGCAAGAGTTATCGGAGACTTGGTAACCACTCTCACGTTATGCAAAGGTCTGCCTCTTGCCTACAATCGTGATTTGCAG GAAGACAAGGAACCCGTATTTGACAGCGTAAAGACAATACTGGGAATGCTTGAAGTGTCAGCTGAATTTGCTCAGAATATTTCTTTCAATAGGGAGAGAATAGAAAAGGCTTTACCTGCTGGGTATCTTGATGCCACAACGCTTGCTGATTACCTTGTGAAGAAG GGAATACCTTTCAGAACCGGTCATGACATAGTCGGAAAGTCCGTTGCCTTATGTGTCACAAAAAAATGTTGCCTCCAGGACTTGAGTCTGGATGAGCTAAGAAGCATAAGTCCAGTATTTGAAGAGGATGTTTACGAGTTTCTCGGGGCCGAGAACGCGATTAATAAGTTTTGTTCGTATGGTTCCACTGGAGCAGCATGTGTTGCTACTCAAATCGAGTACTGGGTTAATAAACTCCAAATCAATGCGTAG
- the LOC103503656 gene encoding uncharacterized protein LOC103503656 isoform X2: protein MIGKKENRRTGTISMEDCSTLLGRYSVRTIFTLLREVAQVSGVRIDWDKLVKNTSTGISDAREYQLLWRHLAYRHTLLEDMHSVTDSLDYDSDLDFEVEPFPSVGSESSNEAAACVKVLIANGIPNESDVPNSSAVEAPLTIRISNSQPPTDNFDNHQSASLQGISVTIPLSIQRQPIPVPPAAEVFDVNGAAGASAASRKRRKPWSKAEDLELIAAVEKCGEGNWANILKGDFKGDRTASQLSQRWSVIRKRRCNLNLGASTSSTTQKAQIDAAHRALNFALDLPVNNTKTANSNINSSIVSSSASASESSVQMQNQSPQISMPSRPLLVDPLPSAVKSGINTSKNSLMINSTHNSDSIVRATAVAAGARIVSPSDAASLMKATQTKNAIHIKSKCTPMHLDARPNVHYISTGKTPTPSSNYVSGKSTMVGNNSMKAVSPKILHHRSAAISTNTPSNQVSPTTESPLKQEVNSSEERKTPEAIITAKEEFRENSTGNDVKIRG from the exons ATGATTGGGAAGAAAGAGAATCGAAGGACAGGGACAATTAGTATGGAGGATTGTTCCACTCTATTGGGAAG ATATTCAGTGAGGACAATATTTACTTTGCTTCGGGAGGTGGCCCAGGTTTCGGGAGTGAGAATTGATTGGGACAAATTGGTGAAGAACACGTCCACTGGGATTTCTGATGCTCGGGAATATCAGTTGTTATGGCGGCACTTGGCTTATCGTCACACTTTACTGGAGGACATGCATTCTGTTACTGATTCATTG GATTATGATAGTGACTTAGATTTTGAAGTAGAACCTTTTCCATCTGTCGGCAGTGAGTCCTCTAATGAAGCTGCAGCATGTGTGAAG GTGCTTATTGCTAATGGTATACCAAATGAGTCAGATGTTCCAAATAGTTCTGCAGTTGAGGCCCCATTGACTATACGTATATCCAATAGTCAACCACCTACAGACAATTTTGACAATCATCAATCTGCTTCTTTGCAAGGAATCTCTGTTACGATTCCACTTTCAATTCAGAGACAGCCTATTCCAGTGCCACCAGCAGCTGAAGTTTTTGATGTGAATGGAGCAGCTGGTGCTAGTGCAGCTTCtcgaaaaagaagaaaaccttGGTCGAAGGCGGAGGATTTGGAATTGATAGCTGCTGTGGAGAAGTGTGGTGAAGGAAATTGGGCGAATATCTTGAAGGGAGACTTCAAGGGGGATAGAACTGCTTCACAACTTTCTCAG AGGTGGTCCGTTATTAGGAAGCGACGTTGTAATTTGAATTTGGGAGCTAGCACCTCAAGTACTACTCAGAAAGCTCAGATTGATGCTGCACACCGTGCATTGAACTTTGCCCTTGATTTGCCTGTGAATAACACAAAAACAG CAAATTCAAACATAAACAGTAGCATTGTTTCTTCTTCTGCAAGTGCTTCCGAATCTTCGGTTCAAATGCAGAATCAGTCTCCACAGATTTCCATGCCTTCACGACCGCTGCTAGTAGACCCTTTACCCTCAGCTGTGAAATCTGGAATCAACACTTCCAAGAATTCATTGATGATAAATTCAACTCACAATTCTGATTCTATTGTTAGAGCAACTGCTGTAGCTGCAGGGGCCCGGATTGTTTCTCCATCTGATGCTGCATCTCTAATGAAAGCCACACAGACGAAAAATGCCATCCACATAAAGTCCAAATGCACACCAATGCACTTGGATGCACGCCCTAATGTACATTATATTTCCACTGGAAAAACGCCAACTCCAAGCTCAAACTATGTAAGCGGTAAATCTACTATGGTAGGCAATAACTCAATGAAGGCTGTCTCACCAAAAATTCTGCATCATCGTTCTGCTGCTATTTCGACAAATACACCATCAAACCAAGTAAGCCCAACAACTGAGTCTCCATTGAAGCAAGAGGTTAACAGTTCAGAAGAACGTAAAACTCCCGAGGCAATCATTACCGCAAAAGAGGAGTTTCGAGAAAACAGCACGGGGAATGATGTCAAGATTAGGGGCTGA
- the LOC103503655 gene encoding protein NETWORKED 2A, with protein sequence MLQRAASNAYSWWWASHIRTKQSKWLEQNLHDMEEKVDSMMRIIEGDGDSFARRAEMYYRKRPELVEHVEESFRAYRALAERYDHLSKEFQGANRTIASIFPERVHYTIDDDDCEVDFFSRESSSAKSPSQSSNELDSSPNPRIPEVPKFPERIFRSPSMIKRKTQLKRNASTPKDRVAFTPKSGLDKTEALEEIDMLQKEILARQTEMEFVKSLYERECEKYWEMESSITKMQKRVSNLQDEFGIGTVIEDNEARTLMASTALKSCRETLTKLQEEQEKTVEETKLENSRIKDVVAKFESLKCKFLPKQIDHHESTDLHEDQSNEPELNISDQIVNCTAEDKHDIELLDQKIREHLEMDSNSSFTISELAEKIDELVNKIVTLEAAVSSQTSLVRRLKSETEVLQANVQQLEEDKEILVESSETKKKKIKELEAELARVKNLNQNAESQNNNLQTQFTKASSNLDHLSDRLQTMKMDDVEICDLSRDVMMVDPDVKTTELSTNSGFDGRKLGTTKLGDFFIDEDKSFNLAEDDVKESGHEENDGRPQLHTENTSLDSEANESHGEETSPTLRQTFLKGIEDREKILLEEYTSVLRDYKDVRNKLNEVEQKNRDSIFELAMQVKELKDAISSKDDVIKSLVNNGETDEDTNARDADQELPQESIHEDPSYLYSESSTPYIDQVSTPDSYREQSIEPTEGSYRSMKNARSLKKKEDVNKKSIGGDKFITMSPTEERFRSHIDGQLEMNLEFWLRFSTAVHQIQKFQTSIQDLQSELQKLNENKQEGSVKQAAIESDGRPIYTHLREIQTELSLWLEHSAVLKDELCNRFSTLCDIQSDISKITDEGTAEEKAELSDYQSAKFQGEVLNMKQENRKIADELQAGQDRVSLLQVQVEKALERLDQEFGISAGKSMQQSKSLSRTRIPLRSFLFGVKLKRQKPSLFSCASPQLQKQYSDLAKGPLPQ encoded by the exons ATGTTGCAAAGAGCTGCTAGTAACGCATATTCATGGTGGTGGGCAAGTCATATCCGAACCAAACAATCGAAATGGCTCGAACAAAACCTCCACG ACATGGAGGAGAAAGTTGATAGCATGATGAGAATCATTGAAGGCGATGGAGATTCTTTTGCAAGGAGGGCTGAAATGTATTACAGGAAGAGACCTGAACTTGTAGAACACGTAGAAGAGTCTTTCCGAGCATACCGAGCTTTGGCAGAGAGATATGATCACCTATCAAAAGAGTTTCAAGGAGCAAATCGGACAATAGCTTCGATTTTTCCTGAACGAGTTCATTACACAATTGATGATGACGACTGTGAAGTTGATTTCTTTTCTCGAGAATCATCTTCAGCGAAAAGTCCTTCCCAATCTTCAAATGAATTGGATAGCTCCCCAAACCCAAGAATTCCTGAAGTTCCAAAGTTTCCTGAGAGGATTTTTAGAAGTCCTTCCATGATAAAAAGAAAGACACAACTAAAGAGAAATGCAAGCACTCCCAAAGATAGAGTTGCCTTTACTCCAAAATCGGGGCTCGATAAAACCGAAGCCTTAGAAGAGATTGATATGCTCCAGAAAGAAATTCTGGCCCGACAAACGGAAATGGAATTCGTGAAGAGTTTGTACGAACGTGAATGTGAGAAATATTGGGAGATGGAAAGCAGTATCACAAAGATGCAAAAGAGAGTAAGCAACTTGCAAGACGAGTTCGGGATTGGCACTGTTATTGAAGATAATGAAGCTCGAACATTAATGGCATCAACTGCTCTAAAATCTTGTAGAGAAACTCTGACCAAGTTGCAAGAGGAACAGGAGAAAACGGTTGAAGAAACAAAACTAGAGAATAGTAGAATAAAAGATGTAGTTGCAAAGTTCGAAAGCCTCAAATGTAAGTTCCTTCCCAAGCAAATAGACCATCACGAGTCCACTGATTTACATGAAGATCAAAGCAATGAACCAGAATTGAATATCTCAGATCAAATAGTCAATTGCACAGCAGAAGACAAACATGATATAGAACTCCTTGATCAGAAGATCAGAGAACATCTGGAAATGGATTCGAACAGCTCGTTCACTATTTCTGAGTTGGCTGAGAAAATTGACGAACTTGTAAATAAAATTGTGACACTTGAAGCTGCAGTTTCTTCTCAAACGTCTCTTGTAAGACGACTAAAATCAGAAACAGAGGTGCTCCAGGCGAACGTCCAACAGTTGGAAGAAGACAAGGAAATTCTAGTGGAGAGTTCAGAaaccaagaagaagaagataaaggaATTGGAAGCCGAACTTGCAAGAGTGAAAAATCTAAATCAGAATGCAGAAAGTCAAAATAACAACCTTCAAACCCAATTCACCAAAGCAAGTAGTAATCTCGACCACTTATCTGATAGATTGCAGACCATGAAAATGGATGATGTCGAAATTTGTGACCTCTCACGAGATGTGATGATGGTCGATCCTGATGTGAAAACAACAGAACTTTCAACAAATTCAGGATTTGATGGGAGGAAATTAGGAACTACAAAACTTGGTGATTTTTTCATAGATGAGGATAAGAGCTTTAATCTTGCAGAGGATGACGTAAAAGAATCGGGGCATGAGGAAAACGATGGAAGACCACAACTTCATACAGAAAATACTTCTCTTGATTCGGAGGCAAATGAATCTCATGGGGAAGAAACAAGTCCCACATTGAGGCAGACGTTCTTGAAAGGAATAGAAGATAGAGAAAAGATTTTACTGGAAGAGTATACTTCAGTTCTTAGAGACTATAAAGACGTAAGAAACAAGTTAAATGAAGTTGAACAAAAGAACCGTGATAGCATCTTCGAATTGGCAATGCAAGTTAAAGAACTGAAAGATGCCATTTCCTCTAAAGATGATGTTATAAAATCATTAGTAAATAATGGTGAAACAGATGAAGACACGAATGCAAGAGATGCGGACCAAGAACTACCTCAAGAAAGCATTCATGAGGATCCTAGCTATTTGTACTCTGAATCCTCAACTCCATATATAGATCAAGTTTCAACTCCTGATTCCTACCGCGAACAAAGTATTGAGCCCACGGAAGGAAGCTACAGatcaatgaaaaatgcaagaagcttgaagaagaaagaggatgtAAACAAGAAATCAATTGGGGGTGATAAATTCATTACCATGTCACCTACGGAAGAAAGATTCCGCTCCCATATTGACGGACAACTAGAGATGAATCTCGAGTTTTGGTTGCGATTTAGCACCGCAGTCCACCAGATTCAAAAATTCCAGACTTCAATCCAGGATCTGCAATCAGAGCTGCAAAAGTTGAATGAAAACAAGCAAGAAGGAAGTGTAAAACAAGCAGCAATTGAATCCGATGGTCGGCCGATATATACACATCTGAGAGAGATACAAACCGAATTATCACTTTGGTTGGAACACAGTGCCGTACTAAAAGATGAACTATGCAATAGATTCTCAACCTTATGTGACATACAAAGCGATATATCAAAAATCACAGATGAAGGAACAGCTGAAGAAAAGGCAGAACTGAGTGATTATCAATCTGCAAAGTTTCAAGGTGAAGTCCTCAACATGAAGCAAGAAAATAGAAAGATAGCAGATGAGTTACAAGCTGGTCAAGATCGGGTGAGTCTACTACAAGTCCAAGTTGAGAAGGCTTTGGAGAGACTTGATCAAGAATTTGGTATTTCAGCAGGCAAAAGCATGCAACAATCAAAATCCTTAAGCCGAACACGAATTCCTTTACGATCTTTCTTGTTTGGGGTGAAGTTAAAGAGGCAAAAGCCATCACTTTTCTCATGTGCAAGTCCACAACTACAGAAACAATATAGTGATCTAGCTAAAGGGCCCCTACCTCAGTga